A stretch of the Arvicanthis niloticus isolate mArvNil1 chromosome 30, mArvNil1.pat.X, whole genome shotgun sequence genome encodes the following:
- the Slc35d3 gene encoding solute carrier family 35 member D3, translated as MRQLCRGRVLGISVAIAHGVFSGSLNILLKFLISRYQFSFLTLVQCLTSSTAALSLELLRRLGLIAVPPFGLSLARSFAGVAVLSTLQSSLTLWSLRGLSLPMYVVFKRCLPLVTMLIGVLVLQNGAPSPGVLAAVLITTCGAALAGAGDLTGDPIGYVTGVLAVLVHAAYLVLIQKASADTEHGPLTAQYVIAVSATPLLVICSFASTDSIHAWTFPGWKDPAMVSIFVACILIGCAMNFTTLHCTYINSAVTTSFVGVVKSIATITVGMVAFSDVEPTSLFIAGVVVNTLGSIIYCVAKFLETRRQSNYEDLESQAEGEEQQSNGDQLPFVMEELPAEAGNSEPESAEGAGGSVQQGGQELRGSPRGVSLVARSSRAEGHSDEAGRRSLKDTYLEVWRLVRGTKYMKKDYLIENEALPSP; from the exons ATGCGGCAGCTGTGCCGGGGCCGCGTGCTGGGCATCTCCGTGGCCATCGCGCACGGGGTCTTCTCCGGCTCCCTCAACATCCTGCTCAAGTTCCTCATCAGCCGCTACCAGTTCTCCTTCCTGACCCTGGTGCAGTGCCTGACCAGCTCCACCGCGGCGCTGAGCCTGGAGCTGCTGCGGCGCCTGGGGCTCATTGCCGTGCCCCCTTTCGGCCTGAGCTTGGCTCGCTCCTTCGCGGGGGTCGCCGTGCTCTCCACGCTGCAGTCCAGCCTCACTCTCTGGTCGCTGCGCGGCCTCAGCCTGCCCATGTACGTAGTCTTCAAGCGCTGCCTGCCCCTAGTCACCATGCTCATCGGTGTGCTGGTCCTCCAGAACGGCGCGCCCTCCCCGGGGGTGCTGGCGGCCGTGCTCATCACCACCTGCGGGGCCGCCCTGGCAG GAGCTGGCGACCTGACAGGCGACCCCATTGGGTACGTAACGGGCGTGCTGGCGGTACTGGTGCACGCAGCCTACCTGGTGCTGATCCAGAAGGCGAGCGCAGACACGGAGCACGGGCCTCTCACTGCACAGTATGTCATCGCCGTCTCCGCCACCCCTCTGCTGGTCATCTGCTCCTTCGCCAGCACCGACTCCATCCACGCCTGGACTTTTCCAGGCTGGAAGGACCCGGCCATGGTTTCCATATTCGTGGCCTGTATCCTGATCGGCTGTGCCATGAACTTCACCACACTACACTGTACCTACATCAACTCTGCTGTGACCACCAGCTTCGTGGGCGTGGTGAAGAGCATTGCCACTATCACGGTGGGCATGGTGGCATTCAGCGACGTGGAGCCCACCTCTCTGTTCATTGCCGGCGTTGTGGTGAACACCCTAGGCTCCATCATTTACTGTGTGGCCAAATTCTTGGAGACCAGAAGGCAAAGCAACTATGAAGATCTGGAATCgcaggcagagggagaggagcaGCAGTCAAATGGGGATCAGTTGCCTTTCGTTATGGAGGAGCTGCCCGCTGAGGCCGGAAATAGCGAGCCAGAGAGTGCGGAGGGGGCAGGTGGCTCCGTACAGCAAGGTGGGCAAGAATTAAGGGGCAGCCCCAGAGGGGTCTCACTGGTGGCCAGGAGTtctagagcagaagggcattctgatGAAGCGGGTAGGAGATCATTAAAGGACACTTACTTGGAAGTGTGGAGGCTAGTTAGGGGAACTAAGTATATGAAAAAGGATTATTTGATAGAAAACGAGGCATTACCCAGTCCCTGA